The following is a genomic window from Rhodoferax sp. PAMC 29310.
TCCCCAGACTTCGCCGTCGACGACCCCCATCAAAGCCATGCTGCTGGCGGCGGGGCGGGGCGAGCGCATGCGCCCCTTGACCGACACCATTCCCAAACCTCTGCTGCCCGTGCGCGGCAAGCCGCTGATGCAGTGGCCGCTCGAAGCCTTGGCGCGCGGTGGTTGTGCCGAGGTGATGGTGAACACGGCCTGGCTGGGGGAGAAAATCAGCGACACGTTTCATAATATTTTCGTGCTTCAGCCTCTATCCAGCGAGCGGGAGAAGCTATCAATACAGAAGCAACTCCCATTGCGCTACTCCCACGAAGGCGTGGACTTTGGCGGTGCGCTGGAAACGGCGGGCGGCATTGCGCGGGCGCTGCCGCAGCTGGGGGAGGTGTTCTGGGTGCTGGCAGGTGATGTGTTTGCGCCTGACTTTGTGTTTGATGCCGAGGCCGTGGCACGTTTCAGGGCCAGCGACCACTTGGCCCATCTGTGGCTGGTGCCCAACCCGGCGCACAACCCGCGGGGCGATTTTGGCTTGGCGAACGCGCTGGCGCTGAACGACGCACCTGAGAAATTCACCTACAGCACCATCGGCCTGTACCGCGCCGCCCTGTTTGCGCCGCCTTGGTGTGATGTGCCACTGGGCAACCCGCTGGGCGTGAAGGCTGCGCTGGCGCCGCTGCTGCGCGCGGCCATGGCGCAGGGGCGGGTGTCGGCCGAGCTGTACACCGGGGCATGGACCGATGTGGGCACGCCCGAGCGGCTGCTGGCGCTGAACCGGTAACTGACAATCCCCCGGGCTGATCAGGGCCGGGTGGCTATCCACCCCCTCGACGGGTGGTACATCGCGGCTTCGTGCTTGGAATGTCAAACCACCCGCCGCCCGTGCGAGTTAGGCCGCTGATTCGCTGGGTGCATGGCCGGGTAGGCACCGAAG
Proteins encoded in this region:
- a CDS encoding sugar phosphate nucleotidyltransferase, with the translated sequence MLLAAGRGERMRPLTDTIPKPLLPVRGKPLMQWPLEALARGGCAEVMVNTAWLGEKISDTFHNIFVLQPLSSEREKLSIQKQLPLRYSHEGVDFGGALETAGGIARALPQLGEVFWVLAGDVFAPDFVFDAEAVARFRASDHLAHLWLVPNPAHNPRGDFGLANALALNDAPEKFTYSTIGLYRAALFAPPWCDVPLGNPLGVKAALAPLLRAAMAQGRVSAELYTGAWTDVGTPERLLALNR